In Coffea eugenioides isolate CCC68of chromosome 4, Ceug_1.0, whole genome shotgun sequence, the genomic stretch CCCCATGGCTAACTGTGAGCTTGACTCCTAAGGTCATAATTAAAATGTTTAAAAGGTTAGAAACAAGTGCTCTAAAAGATAATCTTAATGACCGTGAGCATAATTGAAGAACTACCGGATGATACTCAAGCAAATTGTTGATTATTGTTAAACGAATGGTCTCAAGCAACTCAGGATCCTCAACCTTTCTACCTGTAGAACTGCAAACAAGCCCAACCAATAAGTACTTAAAGCCAAACGTACAATGCCAGTTCCATAAACTGATCCTACTGATCaatattttgaaagaaaatgcaGTCTAAGCAAACATGCTATTACATAGTGCATCATATACATGAAATGAAGATTATAAGAGCATGGTTCATGATGTGAAGAAAAGGCACATAAGGAAAATATACATAAACATTAACTTACACTTTTGTGATGGCAAACTTGTTATGTTTCCCAGATGAATCAAGATAGACATTTGCCTTGACAACATTGAGCCCGAGATTTTTAAGCGCATTCATCTGAAATGCAATTGTTAACAGTCAATAGACATACAAAAAGCAAATGAAaccttacaatctattgatcaCCACAAAATCAGAATGCGAGTGAGGGGCATCAACAACCAAATTAGTAGGAAAGACAGCAGCAGCATACTGTGTCAATAAGAGCCCCAAGGCGATCCCCAAATGTGATCTCCACCAAAGTTGCATTGGGGTCAGAATCCTGATCTATTATAACTTTGGGAATTGGAACTTCCTCAGTTTCTTGCGGGCTTTCGCCCTGCTTTTTGGAAAAACCAAACAAACGATAAATATAtcaaaatggaaagaaattggtGATTCAATCAGCTTTATAAGCAACTGGGTTAACCAACAGTGACTACCTACCACCACAGCTGCAGCTGGGGACGCTTGCAAAAGAAGCCTCGCTTCTGAAGATGGAAATCTGGCATCAAATCACCACCAAATTAGgtgaaaaaaggaaaggaaaaaaaaaaagccaataAGAAACAATTAACTGCTAACGCCGAAAAAGACAAAGTTTTGATGCAAAAGACATTAACAGTTCAATCATTAATGTATTTTGTACCATCTAGCAAGAAAACACCCAAGCGGAGCCGTTACCAATAAATCAGCTTAGTCCAACAGGATATTGGCATGACAAGAACTTTTGTGGGAGGGGGTTTTAACTTGAGGAATAAGATAAGCAGCATTTTAACGCCATGTGCAATTCTAAAAATGCAACAGAGACAGAGTCATAAAGCTAATCACGGTAGTTTCCAGATAATGCAACCAGTTGACAGAAGAGCTTCAATATGCTAAAGTTTAGTTGCAAGTTAAGAAAATATTAGTCAAATTAAAATCTGGTCCAACAGCAGCAATCAGATAAAAATTACAGATAAACAAAACTTAAAACGATGAATAAAGTGTAGGGTTAGACAATTACACTAATGAGTTAGCCTTAATACAAGATAAATCCAGTTAGCTCAGAAACAATTAAAGAATCCCAAATGTGAGCAAAGACCTTTTCTTGGAAAAATTACAGAATCCCTGAACTGGATCCGAACCAAAAGGGCAAGTAAAGAGGGAAGCTTTAGCAATGGGGTGCTTGTCAATTGCCTTTAGATTAGTATAAAGCCCAGGAGTTGTCCCAGAAGAAGCCATTGCCACAGCCATTTGAGCAGCAAAGGGCGAAAAACAGTATAGAGAAGTGTTAGACTTAGCAAAAAGGGAAAGAGCTTTTAGTAAAGTGAAAAAGGTTCCGTCTTTGCTTTATCTGGGATTATGGGATTCTTGAATTTGTACCACTAGTACTTGAAAAAGGAGTAGTAGAAGGAGAAGAACATGACGAGACGAtgatgatgcaaatgaagaggTGGGAATTGAAAGATGTATCGTGGGGACTAAAATGTAACCATTTGGCTGAAAGGGAAACAGTAGTTGTCGCGCTTGTTCTAGGACTATCCGCCATTCTCATGATTTATCTGTCTATCTGCCCATGTTGTCTTTATGAGGGAGTGCCCATAATAACATTCaatttttttctccaaaatacttaaacatcagTACTAatgatctttttctttttgtctgtCTTCATGTCTGAGCCTCAATAATCTAACTCGCCTTTCCTTTCTTATTTATGACTTTTGCAAAGGTTGATGATCCTTTTAGTTAAATTTATCTTATATTCCGATTCCCTTAACGGCACTTCTGCTTTTGTTCATTTTGTCTTTCTATTTTCTATCCTCTACCATCAActtgagagttttttttttttttttcgaaggACATCAACTTGAGAGTTGGGCAGTAATAGGGACCCAAATGCCTAAAATGTCGTGGTCTTATTTGGGGTCCAATTGTCCCCCACCCCTACTTATGTAGGCGTTATTCTTTAAAGCACGTATGTATTTCTATAGTGATTTATTATTTGCATCCGGGATGCAGAGTGAGttttttcatttctcttatCTCTCACCTCGTGTGAAGGTGACAAAGCACGTGCACAAATATCACCTAGTCTTTCAATTGGGCGGTAGATAATCAGTAACGTAACTTCTGGCCTATGGGTGCCATCCAGCTCAAGTAGCGCTCGAGTTTTGATCACTGCCAATGCTATTGTTTGACTTCGAATAAGTTCGTGACGTTAAGCTTGGACTCGGCTCAACGCACTGGAAAATAATGTCGAATTCAAATCGCATGATATCAAGTAAACTGTAAACCTTGTCGAGTTTGAGTTTTGAACGTTGTTtcatgtaaatttattaaaatataaattcataatAGTCATTCCATAATTacaatatataatataaaaataatacaAATACTTAATTAAGCTCATCGAACATTCGAGTAATACTCAGATTTGACTCACGTACGAAGCTAGTGGCTCGAATTCGGTCAAATCAAGTTCGATCCGAGTGCTTGACCAAGCTCACGAGTGGCTTGGCTCACCCAGACCTCTATTCGGCCTGTTTGGCACTTAAGTTTTTTACCCTGTttttaatggacaaaaatttttaaaaactttgtctataataatttgtaaaaaaatctcaaaattttaatatacacaccctaaaatattcaaaaacaaataagtttttcttttttttttcccttcttttgttTCTCCCTCTACCTCATCCTACCATCGCTAGCTAGTGGCGTCAGCATtatcctttttttctttcctcctcttctttcttttcactCTTCTCACCTCCTCCCCCTTTGGTTGCACAACGGGTCACGCGACCAAAGGGGACAAAGGGAAGAGAGAGGGTGAGGGGGAAGGAGGAGAAAGAAgggaggaaggaaaaaaaagaaagaaagagggatGCAGTGATAGTGATTGTCGCGGtagggagggagggaggagaaagaagaagaaatgaaaaagaacaggagaaggaaaagaaaaaagggcaaatttttttttttccaaatccttaaacaaaacaaaagtttttctACAATTTCTATAATAacttacaataaaattttatataaacactcaaaaaaatcaccattCAAATAGACCCTTCATTTGGATTAGAGCTTTTAGAAGTGTTTATAGAAAATTGTACAATGGCGATGTGatatatttgacaaaaaaattcattaaaaatgtattaaagaaaatatttcaaaattaatttctaaaaaatttatAGTCACAAACGGTACCTAAGTTTtctttgaaaaaggaaaaaagaaatgctATCTTGTAAGATTGTGGGCGGAATGAAATCATAATGTTAAAGTGCACACGGAGAGTGAACGGTCATTAATCACTTAATCGTGCTAGCTCTTATCTTCGTGTTAATGAATGCTATTATCAGGGAAGGGCCTAAGTGAAATAATTATACAAAGACAGTAAATGACATTATTGTGAAAACTTTGTGATGATATTTCTCTGTCTAAGTTTTACTATTACAAGTGCAGATTACGAGTTTGTTGTCGCTCCTACCTTTTCCCTCCCATCCCTTCTTATAATTTAGGAGGACGTAATTGTGAAACCCAtccatttacttttcttttttccttgtaTTTGATGCTGTCTTTGTTTCTTAACCTTTCACTCATTGTATTTACCATCGTGTCTGTCTAGATACATTAATATCGTGTCAGCTCATAGTGTCTAAATTCGTTGCATCTCAATTAATGTATTGTAAACCTTTATAGTACCATTACAATTTAGTCATAATTCCATTTACCAGGGTTGATACTAAACCACTAATTCGCGGAGTTAGTGGTCAGAGAGTTTGAACTCCCATCTAATAGATCAGGGTTTAAATCTTGATTGGCAGGTTTGGAGTAGAAAGAGAATTTGGGAGTGGGGGaggtaaaaaaagaaaaatccggGGTTGACACTAAAAGGTTCATTACACATAATGAAGTCAGGCAATAATCAATTTTGAGTACCTCATTGAACAAATTGGGCTGCTTGCTAATACATGTGTATTATTTTATATCTCAAGTTCCACTTTTCTTTTCTAAGCTGTCTACCCTTTCCATAGTGGGTAATGG encodes the following:
- the LOC113767885 gene encoding ACT domain-containing protein ACR11 isoform X2, with amino-acid sequence MAVAMASSGTTPGLYTNLKAIDKHPIAKASLFTCPFGSDPVQGFCNFSKKRFPSSEARLLLQASPAAAVVGESPQETEEVPIPKVIIDQDSDPNATLVEITFGDRLGALIDTMNALKNLGLNVVKANVYLDSSGKHNKFAITKVSTGRKVEDPELLETIRLTIINNLLEYHPESSSQLAMGAAFGVVQPSQPVDVDIATHIRVYDDSPERSLLQVETADRPGLLVDLVKIITDINIAVESGEFDTEGLLAKATFHVSYNGNAISKPLQQVLANSLRYYLRRPSTEEASF
- the LOC113767885 gene encoding ACT domain-containing protein ACR11 isoform X1, whose translation is MAVAMASSGTTPGLYTNLKAIDKHPIAKASLFTCPFGSDPVQGFCNFSKKRFPSSEARLLLQASPAAAVVQGESPQETEEVPIPKVIIDQDSDPNATLVEITFGDRLGALIDTMNALKNLGLNVVKANVYLDSSGKHNKFAITKVSTGRKVEDPELLETIRLTIINNLLEYHPESSSQLAMGAAFGVVQPSQPVDVDIATHIRVYDDSPERSLLQVETADRPGLLVDLVKIITDINIAVESGEFDTEGLLAKATFHVSYNGNAISKPLQQVLANSLRYYLRRPSTEEASF